The following are encoded together in the Deinococcus soli (ex Cha et al. 2016) genome:
- a CDS encoding MarR family winged helix-turn-helix transcriptional regulator, translating to MNLLNLLDRIRHDWQTREPELDTAPMLTFITLTRAQALLDDHVRATASGADLTPTTRDLLFTLHRSAPPEGLTPGELAALLAVSPASVTGSLDRLETRGLLRRAPDPQDRRAQRIHLTDTGRDLVRMHLPVHLRREEDLLSPLSASERQQLEQLLRRLIAHAETRQP from the coding sequence GTGAACCTTCTCAATCTGCTGGACCGCATCCGGCACGACTGGCAGACCCGCGAACCTGAACTGGACACCGCCCCCATGCTCACCTTCATCACCCTCACGCGCGCCCAGGCCCTGCTCGACGACCACGTTCGCGCCACCGCATCAGGCGCCGACCTGACGCCCACCACTCGCGACCTGCTGTTCACGCTGCACCGCTCCGCCCCACCTGAAGGCCTGACCCCCGGCGAACTCGCCGCGCTGCTGGCCGTATCCCCCGCCAGCGTGACCGGCAGCCTCGACCGCCTGGAGACGCGAGGCCTGCTGCGCCGCGCCCCCGACCCCCAGGACCGCCGCGCCCAGCGCATCCACCTGACCGACACGGGACGCGACCTCGTCCGCATGCACCTGCCCGTCCACCTGCGGCGCGAGGAGGACCTGCTCAGCCCCCTGAGTGCCAGCGAACGCCAGCAACTCGAACAGCTGCTGCGCCGCCTCATCGCGCACGCCGAGACCCGCCAGCCATGA
- a CDS encoding VOC family protein gives MRLDHLTLHAPDLSAQRAFYALTLGLTVCHDTPEEFTVQVGRSRLSFRRGHTPAAHFAVDIPRTLVTQAQAWLEARVPLLADPAGQVRFGPDGAFHSSNLYFRDPAGHIAEFIARHDLPFDHAGPFGPQHALHLSEFGLVVPDVAGAVDWLEARLGLRAWVGRSRTFTPVGGADGSLIVVPRGRGWFPIGLPGQPVPFHLTYRQDQERHLSPADLPFLHPQVPA, from the coding sequence ATGCGCCTTGACCACCTGACCCTGCACGCCCCGGACCTGAGCGCCCAGCGGGCCTTCTACGCCCTGACCCTCGGCCTGACCGTCTGCCACGACACCCCGGAGGAATTCACCGTGCAGGTGGGCCGCTCGCGGCTGTCCTTCCGCCGGGGGCACACGCCCGCCGCGCACTTCGCCGTGGACATTCCCCGCACGCTGGTCACCCAGGCGCAGGCGTGGCTGGAGGCGCGGGTGCCGCTGCTCGCGGACCCGGCCGGGCAGGTGCGGTTCGGCCCGGACGGCGCCTTTCACAGCTCGAACCTGTACTTCCGCGACCCGGCGGGCCACATCGCCGAATTCATCGCGCGGCACGACCTGCCCTTCGATCACGCGGGGCCGTTCGGGCCGCAGCACGCGCTGCACCTCAGCGAGTTCGGGCTGGTCGTGCCGGACGTAGCGGGCGCGGTGGACTGGCTGGAGGCGCGGCTGGGCCTGCGCGCCTGGGTGGGCCGCAGCCGCACCTTCACCCCGGTGGGCGGCGCGGACGGCAGCCTGATCGTCGTCCCGCGCGGACGTGGCTGGTTCCCCATCGGCCTGCCGGGGCAGCCCGTCCCGTTCCACCTGACCTACCGGCAGGATCAGGAGCGCCACCTCAGCCCGGCGGACCTGCCGTTCCTGCACCCGCAGGTGCCGGCGTGA
- a CDS encoding ATP-binding protein has product MTVTAKARTLGELLQTEGYAGRAPFDGKIRLVQDEVRDNLTRKLRGGEELFPGVVGYDDTVIPQLVNALLARQNFILLGLRGQAKSRILRAITELLDPEVPVIAGVDMPDDVLNPVGAEGRALLEAHGLDLPIRWLPRAERYVEKLATPDVTVADLIGDVDPIKAARLGTSLGDVRSMHFGLLPRANRGIFAVNELADLAPKVQVALFNILQEGDVQIKGYPIRLELDVMLVFSANPEDYTARGKIVTPLKDRIGSEIRTHYPTDVRLGMDITAQEAVRSGDVTVPEFIAELVEEIAFQAREDGRVDKLSGVSQRLPISLMEVAAANAERRSLVQGDDAVVRVSDVYAGLPAITGKMELEYEGELKGADNVARDVIRKAAGAVYARRYGSANTRELEKWFEAGNVFRFPQGGDSAAALKATVEVPGLSDLAAEVAASSVDAVRVSAAEFILEGLYGRKKLSRAEELYAAPEPEARQQRGGRWN; this is encoded by the coding sequence ATGACCGTGACTGCGAAGGCGAGGACGTTGGGAGAACTGCTTCAGACCGAAGGGTACGCCGGGCGCGCGCCGTTCGACGGGAAGATCCGCCTGGTGCAGGACGAGGTACGGGACAACCTGACCCGCAAGCTTCGGGGCGGTGAGGAACTGTTCCCCGGCGTGGTGGGCTATGACGACACGGTGATTCCGCAGCTGGTGAACGCGCTGCTGGCGCGGCAGAACTTCATCCTGCTGGGCCTGCGCGGGCAGGCCAAGAGCCGCATCCTGCGCGCCATCACCGAGCTGCTGGACCCGGAGGTGCCGGTCATCGCGGGTGTGGACATGCCGGACGACGTGCTGAACCCGGTGGGTGCCGAGGGCCGCGCGCTGCTGGAGGCGCACGGGCTGGACCTGCCGATTCGCTGGCTGCCGCGCGCGGAGCGGTACGTGGAGAAGCTGGCGACGCCGGACGTGACGGTCGCGGACCTGATCGGGGACGTGGACCCGATCAAGGCGGCGCGGCTGGGCACCAGCCTGGGTGACGTGCGCAGCATGCATTTCGGGCTGCTGCCCCGCGCGAACCGAGGGATCTTCGCCGTGAACGAACTGGCGGACCTGGCGCCGAAGGTGCAGGTGGCGCTGTTCAACATCCTTCAGGAGGGGGATGTGCAGATCAAGGGGTACCCCATCCGCCTGGAACTGGACGTGATGCTGGTCTTTTCCGCGAACCCCGAGGATTACACGGCGCGCGGGAAGATCGTCACGCCGCTGAAGGACCGCATCGGCAGCGAGATCCGCACGCACTATCCGACCGACGTGCGCCTGGGCATGGACATCACTGCGCAGGAGGCCGTGCGCAGCGGCGACGTGACGGTGCCGGAATTCATCGCGGAACTCGTCGAGGAGATCGCGTTCCAGGCGCGCGAGGACGGCCGCGTGGACAAGCTGAGCGGCGTGTCGCAGCGCCTCCCGATCTCGCTGATGGAGGTCGCCGCCGCGAACGCCGAGCGCCGCAGCCTCGTGCAGGGTGACGACGCGGTCGTGCGCGTCAGTGACGTGTACGCGGGCCTCCCGGCGATCACCGGGAAGATGGAACTGGAGTACGAGGGTGAACTCAAGGGTGCGGACAACGTCGCCCGGGACGTGATCCGCAAGGCCGCCGGGGCCGTGTACGCCCGCCGCTACGGCAGCGCGAACACCCGCGAACTGGAAAAATGGTTCGAGGCCGGGAACGTGTTCCGCTTCCCGCAGGGTGGGGACAGCGCCGCCGCCCTGAAAGCCACGGTGGAGGTGCCGGGCCTGAGCGACCTGGCCGCCGAGGTCGCCGCGAGCAGCGTGGACGCCGTGCGCGTCTCCGCCGCCGAGTTCATCCTGGAGGGCCTGTATGGCCGCAAGAAGCTGTCCCGCGCGGAGGAACTGTACGCCGCGCCGGAACCCGAAGCGCGCCAGCAGCGCGGCGGCCGCTGGAACTGA
- a CDS encoding VOC family protein, whose amino-acid sequence MTGRLSPAHHIWLARPSLNLDAAQRFYADGLGLRVLHRSAHDEFAALLMLGLPGAAWHLELTQAHHLYVAPTPTAEDLLVLYLDGPVPPDLIRRLEAHGGGRVAALNPYWDRWGVTVRDPDGFRLVLCTRNWQSAP is encoded by the coding sequence GTGACCGGCCGCCTCTCCCCTGCCCATCACATCTGGCTGGCGCGGCCCAGTCTGAATCTGGACGCCGCGCAGCGCTTCTATGCGGACGGCCTGGGCCTGCGCGTGCTGCACCGCAGCGCGCACGACGAGTTCGCTGCGCTGCTGATGCTGGGCCTCCCCGGCGCGGCGTGGCACCTGGAACTCACGCAGGCGCATCACCTCTACGTGGCGCCCACCCCCACTGCCGAGGATCTGCTCGTGCTCTACCTGGACGGCCCGGTGCCGCCCGACCTGATCCGGCGGCTGGAGGCGCACGGGGGCGGGCGCGTCGCGGCACTGAATCCGTACTGGGACCGCTGGGGCGTGACGGTGCGCGACCCGGACGGCTTCCGGCTGGTGCTGTGCACGCGGAATTGGCAGAGCGCCCCGTGA
- a CDS encoding EamA family transporter codes for MKPSPLLLASLAPIGWGTSYVVLEHLQPLGPTSVAALRALGAGLLLLALVRQWPRGEWWWKSALLGALNFGLFFSTLFISAAHLGGGLAATLGALGPLLILAFNCAALRQSPGPAALKAGVLGLLGVALLVMGPGAHANAIGLITGVLSVVAASGGYLLAGAWGTPPGASLLALTAWQLCWGGALLVPVAWWLDGPLPSLTPAQLPWLAYLIVVGTAVAYALWFRGIRDTSPVQVSLLTRLSPATAIALDLLNGRPLGAAQWTGLGLIALSVLVGSWPSRPARAAYN; via the coding sequence ATGAAGCCCTCTCCTCTGTTGCTTGCCTCACTCGCCCCGATCGGCTGGGGCACCAGCTACGTCGTACTGGAGCACCTCCAGCCGCTCGGACCTACCAGCGTCGCCGCCCTGCGGGCCCTCGGGGCGGGACTGCTGCTGCTGGCCCTCGTGCGGCAGTGGCCGCGCGGCGAGTGGTGGTGGAAGAGCGCCCTGCTGGGCGCCCTGAACTTCGGGCTGTTCTTCAGCACCCTGTTCATCAGCGCCGCGCACCTGGGCGGCGGACTGGCCGCCACGCTCGGCGCGCTGGGTCCGCTGCTGATCCTGGCCTTCAATTGCGCGGCGCTGCGGCAGTCACCGGGCCCGGCCGCGCTGAAAGCCGGGGTGCTGGGCCTGCTGGGCGTGGCGCTGCTGGTCATGGGACCCGGCGCGCACGCCAATGCGATAGGCCTGATCACCGGCGTGCTCAGCGTGGTGGCGGCGTCTGGTGGATACCTGCTGGCGGGCGCATGGGGCACCCCACCCGGCGCCTCGCTGCTGGCCCTGACCGCGTGGCAGCTGTGCTGGGGCGGCGCGCTGCTCGTGCCGGTCGCGTGGTGGCTTGACGGGCCCCTGCCCTCCCTGACGCCCGCGCAGCTGCCGTGGCTCGCGTACCTGATCGTGGTGGGTACAGCGGTCGCGTACGCGCTGTGGTTCCGGGGGATCCGCGACACGTCGCCCGTGCAGGTGTCCCTGCTGACCCGCCTGAGCCCGGCGACAGCCATTGCGCTTGACCTGCTGAATGGGCGTCCCCTGGGCGCCGCGCAGTGGACCGGTCTCGGCCTGATTGCTCTGAGTGTGCTGGTCGGTAGCTGGCCTTCCCGCCCGGCCCGCGCGGCCTACAACTGA
- the soxR gene encoding redox-sensitive transcriptional activator SoxR, with product MPTPLTPAQLAARSGLSVPTLHHYEREGLITAARTGGNQRRYPPDTLRRLAFIRAAARVGVPLAEIRAALDTLPGGRPPSAQDWAALSATWRAALDARIATLTRLRDDLDGCIACGCLSLDRCALHNPGDALGRTLPGGSQL from the coding sequence ATGCCCACGCCCCTCACACCCGCCCAGCTCGCCGCCCGCAGCGGCCTGAGTGTCCCGACCCTCCACCACTACGAACGCGAGGGCCTGATCACCGCCGCGCGCACCGGCGGCAACCAGCGCCGCTATCCACCCGACACGCTGCGCCGCCTCGCGTTCATCCGCGCCGCCGCCCGCGTCGGCGTGCCCCTCGCCGAGATCCGCGCCGCCCTCGACACCCTGCCCGGCGGCCGCCCCCCCAGCGCGCAGGACTGGGCAGCCCTGTCTGCAACATGGCGCGCCGCGCTGGACGCCCGCATCGCCACCCTCACCCGCCTGCGCGACGATCTCGACGGCTGCATCGCCTGCGGCTGCCTCAGCCTGGACCGCTGCGCGCTGCATAACCCCGGCGACGCGCTGGGCCGCACCCTGCCGGGCGGCAGTCAGTTGTAG
- a CDS encoding DUF1304 domain-containing protein, translating to MTLIAAALVGLIALLHVYILVLEMFLWTTPRAMKAFGTTPELAAQTRVMAGNQGLYNGFLAAGLIWGLITGSAAIQLFFLTCVAVAGLYGAVTANRRILFIQTVPAALAILAVLAAR from the coding sequence ATGACCCTGATCGCCGCCGCGCTGGTGGGCCTGATTGCCCTGCTGCACGTGTACATTCTGGTGCTGGAGATGTTCCTGTGGACCACCCCACGGGCCATGAAGGCCTTCGGCACCACCCCGGAACTCGCGGCGCAGACCCGCGTCATGGCGGGCAACCAGGGCCTGTACAACGGCTTCCTGGCGGCGGGCCTGATCTGGGGCCTGATCACCGGCTCGGCAGCGATCCAGCTGTTCTTTCTGACGTGCGTGGCGGTCGCGGGCCTGTACGGCGCGGTCACCGCGAACCGCCGCATCCTGTTCATCCAGACGGTGCCCGCTGCGCTGGCGATCCTGGCGGTGCTCGCGGCACGCTGA
- a CDS encoding DUF1697 domain-containing protein — protein sequence MIFVALLHAVNLGARRKVPMADLRALLTGLRLAEVRTYIQSGNAVFSADPETDLRGRLEAALEAQFGFPVPMTLRTAHEWREAARGCPAHLRDEAVVVAFLRDPPDPGRVEALRGRDVTPERWEVVGQQLYQTVPEGIRNLRLSAAVIERHLGVKVTVRNERTVQTIAAMLDT from the coding sequence ATGATCTTCGTGGCGCTGCTGCACGCCGTGAACCTGGGCGCCAGGCGCAAGGTGCCCATGGCGGACCTGCGCGCCCTGCTGACCGGCCTGAGGCTGGCGGAGGTCCGCACGTACATCCAGAGCGGCAACGCCGTGTTCAGCGCGGACCCGGAGACGGACCTGCGCGGGCGGCTGGAGGCGGCGCTGGAAGCGCAGTTCGGCTTCCCCGTGCCAATGACGCTCCGCACGGCGCACGAGTGGCGGGAGGCGGCCCGTGGCTGCCCCGCGCACCTGCGGGATGAGGCGGTCGTGGTGGCGTTCCTGCGCGACCCGCCCGACCCGGGGCGCGTGGAGGCCCTGCGTGGGCGGGACGTGACCCCCGAGCGCTGGGAGGTCGTGGGCCAGCAGCTGTACCAGACGGTGCCGGAGGGGATACGGAACCTGCGGCTGTCGGCTGCGGTGATCGAACGCCACCTGGGTGTGAAGGTGACTGTGCGCAACGAGCGGACTGTGCAGACCATCGCGGCGATGCTGGACACCTGA
- the gltX gene encoding glutamate--tRNA ligase: MSVVTRIAPSPTGDPHVGTAYIGLFNFTLARQGGGKFILRIEDTDRNRYVPDSEKRIFQMMQWLGLTPDESPLQGGPNGPYRQSERFDLYGEYARQLVASGHAYYAFETAQELSALREAAQAEGRVIAVPSRELDPAAAQARMDAGEAAVIRLKVPREGETVVNDLLRDPIHFQNREIDDKVLLKADGFPTYHLANVVDDRLMGVTHVVRAEEWITSTPIHVLLYRAFGWDEPVFAHMPLLRNSDRSKISKRKNPTSVEWYQGQGFLPEAMLNFLATMGWTHPDGLEVFDLEEFGRVFRLEDVTLGGPVFSQEKLRWYNGKYLREVLSEDEVARRLHAFLADQKVNLPLDDYFRSVVRLMTPRIEVFNEFLEKTPYFWSEEYPVTEKAQAAIDGARDLLPELAATLKNLPTFDAASIKAAFAAFAEEKGLKLGKVMPPVRAAVAGTMESPDLPELLATLGRDRVVARIGKLGA, from the coding sequence ATGTCTGTTGTGACCCGTATTGCTCCGAGCCCGACCGGTGACCCTCATGTGGGGACCGCGTACATCGGGCTGTTCAATTTCACGTTGGCGCGTCAGGGTGGCGGGAAGTTCATCCTGCGCATCGAGGACACCGACCGGAACCGCTACGTGCCGGACAGTGAGAAGCGCATCTTCCAGATGATGCAGTGGCTGGGCCTGACGCCGGACGAGTCGCCGCTACAGGGCGGTCCGAATGGGCCGTACCGTCAGTCGGAGAGGTTTGACCTGTACGGCGAGTACGCGCGGCAGCTGGTCGCCAGCGGGCACGCGTACTACGCCTTCGAGACGGCCCAGGAGCTGTCGGCGCTGCGCGAGGCGGCGCAGGCGGAGGGCCGCGTGATCGCGGTGCCCAGCCGTGAGCTGGACCCGGCGGCGGCGCAGGCGCGGATGGATGCGGGCGAGGCGGCCGTGATCCGCCTGAAGGTCCCGCGTGAGGGCGAGACGGTCGTGAACGACCTGCTGCGCGACCCGATTCACTTCCAGAACCGCGAGATCGACGACAAGGTGCTCCTGAAGGCGGACGGGTTCCCCACGTACCACCTGGCGAACGTGGTGGATGACCGCCTGATGGGCGTGACGCACGTGGTGCGCGCCGAGGAGTGGATCACGAGCACGCCCATTCACGTGCTGCTGTACCGCGCCTTCGGGTGGGATGAGCCGGTGTTCGCGCACATGCCGCTGCTGCGCAACTCGGACCGGTCGAAGATCAGCAAGCGCAAGAACCCCACGAGCGTCGAGTGGTACCAGGGGCAGGGGTTCCTGCCGGAGGCGATGCTGAACTTCCTGGCGACGATGGGCTGGACGCACCCGGACGGCCTGGAGGTGTTCGACCTGGAGGAGTTCGGGCGGGTCTTCCGCCTGGAGGACGTGACGCTGGGCGGCCCGGTGTTCAGTCAGGAGAAGCTGCGCTGGTACAACGGCAAGTACCTGCGCGAGGTGCTGAGCGAGGACGAGGTCGCCCGGAGGCTGCACGCGTTCCTGGCCGATCAGAAGGTGAACCTCCCCCTGGACGACTACTTCCGTTCGGTGGTGCGCCTGATGACCCCCCGCATCGAGGTGTTCAACGAGTTCCTGGAGAAGACGCCCTACTTCTGGTCCGAGGAGTACCCGGTGACCGAGAAGGCGCAGGCGGCGATCGACGGCGCGCGCGACCTGCTGCCCGAGCTGGCCGCCACGCTGAAGAACCTGCCGACCTTCGACGCGGCGTCCATCAAGGCGGCCTTCGCGGCGTTCGCCGAGGAGAAGGGCCTGAAGCTCGGGAAGGTCATGCCCCCCGTGCGCGCGGCGGTCGCCGGGACGATGGAGAGCCCGGACCTGCCCGAGCTGCTCGCCACGCTGGGCCGTGACCGGGTGGTCGCCCGCATCGGGAAGCTGGGCGCATGA
- a CDS encoding DMT family transporter, with protein sequence MTRLKSAPAAFLSAAPMLFVLLWSTGFLGTKGAARNADPFAFLTVRFMLAAGLMALLTAALRAPWPTRAQAGRAAVTGLLLHAGYLGGVTAAIWLGLPAGVTSVLVGVQPLLTGFLSWPVLGERVTARQWAGLALGFVGVLLVMEGRVSGGLGSPAALGAAAFALLCTTAGTLYQRRVGGDMPLLGGTTAQYVASAAALGTVTLARGGGEIHWNAEFILSLTWLVLVLSVGAILLLMRLLRDLPAARVNSLFYLVPPLAVLESWLLFGERLSAASLAGLALCVAGVALAAAVPRPAARVGGS encoded by the coding sequence ATGACCCGCCTGAAGTCCGCGCCCGCCGCCTTCCTGTCGGCGGCGCCGATGCTGTTCGTGCTGCTCTGGAGCACCGGGTTCCTGGGCACCAAGGGCGCGGCCCGCAACGCTGATCCCTTCGCGTTCCTGACGGTGCGCTTCATGCTGGCCGCCGGGCTGATGGCACTGCTCACGGCGGCGCTGCGGGCGCCGTGGCCCACGCGGGCGCAGGCGGGCCGCGCGGCCGTGACGGGTCTGCTGCTACACGCCGGGTACCTGGGCGGCGTGACGGCCGCCATCTGGCTGGGCCTCCCGGCGGGCGTGACGAGCGTGCTGGTGGGCGTGCAGCCCCTCCTGACCGGCTTTCTGTCCTGGCCGGTCCTGGGCGAGCGGGTCACGGCGCGCCAGTGGGCGGGCCTCGCGCTGGGTTTCGTGGGGGTGCTGCTGGTCATGGAGGGCCGCGTGAGCGGTGGGCTGGGCAGTCCCGCCGCGCTGGGGGCCGCGGCCTTTGCGCTGCTGTGCACCACGGCGGGCACCCTCTACCAGCGGCGCGTGGGGGGGGACATGCCGCTGCTGGGGGGGACGACCGCGCAGTACGTGGCAAGCGCCGCCGCGCTGGGGACCGTCACCCTGGCCCGCGGGGGCGGCGAGATTCACTGGAACGCGGAATTCATCCTGTCGCTGACGTGGCTGGTACTCGTGCTGTCGGTCGGGGCGATCCTGCTGCTCATGCGTCTACTGCGGGACCTCCCGGCGGCGCGCGTGAACAGCCTGTTCTACCTCGTACCGCCACTGGCGGTGCTGGAAAGCTGGCTGCTGTTTGGCGAGCGCCTGAGCGCCGCGTCCCTGGCCGGACTGGCACTGTGCGTGGCGGGCGTGGCGCTGGCCGCCGCCGTCCCGCGTCCGGCCGCGCGGGTGGGCGGCAGCTGA
- a CDS encoding putative bifunctional diguanylate cyclase/phosphodiesterase, which yields MTIHATNVRGLERRAETALLTAVALHAALVLAAPHLPGGPWVTGGAYLLALGVCLGVTTCAARSGHPAQRPLLRRFTLALGALILGDAVTLSFELRALPVPPLSVADALYGAYYILMTWGLLSLTRLRVNSLRTAAMILDSLIVMVILGTVCWTFLLTQPAPLHAAGAAYMTLDLALIAVGLLALRQQRLSVPVALLCAGLTLIVGGDLRFAVTGGMTGDRADVLYLWGTALQALGLWQRREQSVRGVQWRPPRPVRVWLAAFPYLAGGLTCAALLLTRPTPVTLWGAALTFLLILLRQSTVLEENRLLARKLRHSAAELERRGARLRHQARHDTLTGLPNRSEFEDQLRAALGGPAAVMFIDLDGFKDVNDTFGHPVGDELLRLVTARLQAHLPARATLARVGGDEFTLVLPGADERQAMHAARQLLGSLREPVPLVGLNVQVSASIGVSLAPRDGTDVTTLQRRADTAMYHAKRSGRQQAQLFTPSLDEQRRERLVLEAALRRALHGDEFTLHYQPQLRGTHLESVEALLRWTAPDLGTVTPGRFIPVAEQCGLILPLGRWVRERACEQAAAWHRQGRALRVAVNVSPLEFAQPDFVPHVQGLLARLDLPAHLLELEVTEGVLVQDLAGTAAKLRELRAAGVRISVDDFGVQHASLSALMALPADVLKLDRSFLIGPGGGDAPAAGPQVLRAVHTLGRELNLDVLAEGVETPEQHAMLRDLGFEYMQGFLFSPALPPQELDAWRAGRVAPGGT from the coding sequence ATGACGATCCACGCCACAAACGTCCGCGGGCTGGAACGGCGGGCCGAGACCGCGCTGCTCACGGCAGTCGCGCTGCACGCCGCGCTGGTCCTCGCGGCGCCGCACCTGCCGGGCGGGCCCTGGGTGACAGGAGGCGCATACCTGCTGGCCCTCGGCGTGTGTCTGGGCGTCACGACGTGCGCGGCGCGCAGCGGGCACCCCGCGCAGCGGCCCCTGCTGCGGCGCTTCACGCTGGCGCTCGGCGCGCTGATCCTGGGCGACGCGGTCACCCTGAGTTTCGAACTGCGCGCCCTGCCGGTCCCGCCCCTGTCCGTCGCGGACGCCCTGTACGGCGCGTACTACATCCTGATGACCTGGGGCCTGCTGAGCCTCACGCGGCTGCGCGTGAACTCCCTACGCACGGCCGCCATGATCCTCGACAGCCTGATCGTCATGGTCATCCTGGGCACGGTGTGCTGGACGTTCCTGCTGACCCAGCCGGCGCCCCTGCACGCCGCGGGCGCCGCGTACATGACCCTGGACCTCGCGCTGATCGCCGTGGGCCTGCTGGCGCTGCGTCAGCAGCGGCTCAGCGTCCCGGTCGCGCTGCTATGCGCGGGCCTGACGCTGATCGTGGGCGGCGACCTGCGGTTCGCGGTGACGGGCGGCATGACCGGGGACCGCGCGGACGTCCTGTACCTGTGGGGCACCGCCCTGCAGGCGCTGGGGCTGTGGCAGCGGCGCGAGCAGTCCGTGCGGGGCGTGCAGTGGCGCCCACCGCGCCCCGTGCGGGTGTGGCTCGCGGCGTTCCCGTACCTGGCGGGCGGCCTGACCTGCGCGGCGCTGCTCCTGACGCGGCCCACCCCGGTCACGCTGTGGGGGGCCGCGCTGACGTTCCTGCTGATCCTGCTGCGCCAGAGCACCGTGCTGGAGGAGAACCGCCTGCTGGCCCGGAAGCTGCGGCACTCCGCGGCGGAACTCGAGCGGCGCGGCGCGCGGCTGCGCCACCAGGCGCGGCACGATACCCTGACCGGACTGCCCAACCGCAGCGAGTTCGAGGATCAGCTGCGCGCCGCGCTCGGCGGGCCGGCCGCCGTGATGTTCATCGACCTGGACGGCTTCAAGGATGTCAACGACACCTTCGGGCACCCGGTCGGGGACGAACTGCTGCGGCTGGTCACGGCGCGGCTGCAGGCGCACCTCCCGGCGCGCGCCACGCTGGCCCGCGTGGGTGGCGACGAGTTCACGCTGGTCCTGCCCGGCGCGGACGAACGGCAGGCGATGCACGCCGCGCGGCAACTGCTGGGCAGCCTGCGCGAGCCGGTGCCGCTGGTCGGCCTGAACGTGCAGGTATCCGCGTCCATCGGCGTGAGCCTCGCCCCGCGTGACGGCACGGACGTCACGACCCTGCAACGCCGCGCGGACACCGCCATGTACCACGCCAAGCGCAGCGGGCGGCAGCAGGCGCAGCTGTTCACGCCCAGCCTGGACGAGCAGCGCCGCGAGCGGCTGGTGCTGGAGGCGGCGCTGCGCCGCGCCCTGCACGGCGACGAGTTCACGCTGCATTACCAGCCGCAGCTGCGCGGCACGCACCTGGAGAGCGTGGAGGCGCTGCTGCGCTGGACCGCGCCCGACCTGGGAACCGTCACGCCCGGCCGGTTCATTCCGGTCGCGGAGCAGTGCGGCCTGATCCTCCCGCTGGGCCGCTGGGTGCGCGAACGGGCGTGCGAGCAGGCCGCCGCGTGGCACCGGCAGGGGCGCGCCCTGCGGGTCGCGGTGAACGTCTCCCCGCTGGAGTTCGCGCAGCCGGATTTCGTGCCGCACGTGCAGGGCCTGCTCGCGCGGCTGGACCTGCCCGCGCACCTGCTGGAACTGGAGGTCACCGAGGGCGTGCTCGTGCAGGACCTCGCGGGAACCGCCGCGAAACTCCGCGAGCTGCGCGCCGCCGGGGTCCGCATCAGCGTGGATGATTTCGGGGTGCAGCACGCGTCCCTGAGCGCCCTGATGGCCCTACCGGCCGACGTGCTGAAACTCGACCGGAGTTTCCTCATCGGGCCCGGCGGTGGGGACGCCCCCGCCGCCGGACCGCAGGTGCTGCGCGCCGTGCACACCCTGGGCCGCGAACTGAACCTCGACGTGCTCGCCGAGGGCGTCGAGACGCCCGAGCAGCACGCCATGCTGCGCGACCTGGGCTTCGAGTACATGCAGGGCTTCCTATTCTCCCCTGCGCTGCCCCCTCAGGAACTGGACGCGTGGCGCGCCGGGCGGGTCGCGCCGGGCGGCACGTAG